A stretch of DNA from Hydra vulgaris chromosome 03, alternate assembly HydraT2T_AEP:
aaactcatgttatattttgtatatatatatatgcatatataaacatcattatgatcaaaataatcatcattattatcatgatgatgatcatcatcatcattatcatcattgtcatcatcatctgccaagcttgaggcACTCTCCTATTCTTGAAAGGTTACATTTCTTTCTTTAAGACTATGATAGAAATGTtcatgatgatcatcatcatcatcattattatcatcatcatcatgatcatcatcattaacAAGATAAAAAAGGAAGACTAAAGgctgatgatgatcatgatcattattatcatcatcatattCATGATGATGATCTTCATCATCATGTTCATGataatgatcatcatcatcatcatgttcatgatgatcatcatcatcataatgtttatgataatgatcatcatcatcatgttcatgatgatgatgatcatcatcatgttcaagatgatcatcataatcattatcatcatcatgtTCATAACGATAAGGATTATCATCATTTTCATCATtgccatcatcatcattatcaggCTTTAGCcttttttatgctgtttctctagTATGAACAATCTAgagcattttttttcttaactaaagCTCATTCATACAATATGTATGGCActcttttcaagttttttttacttctaccACTATCATTTTCTACTGAAGCTGCTAcctctctacatgctgatacctaaattactttaatcCTTTCTAACAAACATTGTTTGatacaactttttttccaatctGTATAAGATTATGCCTCCTTTTCTTGTCTTGCTAGAGTCGCATCACACACCAGtctgatcatcttctctttCGGCAAATTCTACGCCATATAAATACACTATAtgaagtttatataacaatgaaaggatattgtatgccagcatttaaataaatagcaaacatatatgtatatatcagcAATGTGTATGCATAAAGAGCATCTTGGAAGCTTCtagaataaaagtttggaagcttttattacttctcttcaattttaagtcaagccttACTCTTCATTCTTCTccacatttttcaccatcttgaacaattgctttattaaacattaatcattcttttcatcttttttacaagaacatctccCTCAAGAACAAATGTCCTTTAATTATTGCAAGAAGCCAATGTAAAAAAgtcctgtctgatgttaagctctgttattctcagtttactaaatcttgtatcttatctcagatgttaggtATTAGAGACTTTTGCTTAGTCTGgaacagtgtcattaactaaagtaagtctaaaattaaatctctaattcatgggtctgaatttttttttaaatctcttttttGTAATAGCCTAATGCTTGCAGTGACTTATGGATAAATTTCTGGgcttaaaatccacaatttttgttagacaaaaaaatatcatttatttttttgtctaacaaaaattgtttttatgctataaaaacatttattaatccagtttttttccttgaacatcaaaaaaaccttataactcatacccatcttcatgttttctttttttatgcaacttacaactttttaagtctttagtTATACGTTTcctagtattttaacttattctctattttaaagtaactcataactttatagtggttgtttgcaatcttgttggaagtaatttagagtttaaaaatatataaatgtaggCCAGTATTTAATAgatagtaaatgtaagcataagactataatatattaagtattaaaaacatttttctagcACCGGCCATTAATCcttgctaaatcttataattttgccagGGCAGGGTTTACAAAAGATCTCATTTTTAGCAGGGGCTGGGGCTGGGGCATCGGTCACTTACTACCTGAGGCCAATAAGGAACCATCAGATGTGTCTCTTGTTAACTGGCACAACAGGCTActgtaatttctttttgaaagatgttatatgaaataaaaacttacaataGAATCAATTGTTGATGATCATTTATTTCTAGAAATTAGAAAGGAAActggaaaacataaaaaagaaattataaatttcaatcaGTTGGATTGTTTAAGTAATTCAATAAAACTGTCATGTGATACTGTTAAAATACCAAAGAACCAACTTGATTTCTCCCAAATTCAATTTCCATCCAAGTTTGTATCAAGAGGGCGTACTAAGTCAATAAGGAAAAAATATGCTGTTTGTCTGCGTAAAGTTAAGTAAATCTGCTTGGCTTATGAACAGAAAactgttaaagaaaaagttcatcgtaaatatacattattatttacttgtCAACAATCAGAAATTTAAAACTGGCTTTGGTTTAATCAATTGATTTGatgaattatttaatttacttaaatttttttttaactttgcaaGTTCATCTCCATAAGAAGTCATGAGTTAGGGTAAGTCACGGTAGAGAAAGTCAATAGTTTCACAAAGACTGATttattatatggtttaaaattaTGAGTTCTCTCTCCAACAAAGGTTGTTAACTGGCCAACTATATTTAGACCAATTAAATTGCAAACTATATATAGACAAAACAAACTGTAACATAGTTGAAAAAACTCATTAATTGAAACGCAATTTAAAAGTTGATGATAACTAAAATTAAGATTGCagataatttgtattatttcaCCAAAGCTTTAACTCTTAACTCTAGGCGTCGCAATCGAGCGGAAAGATGGAGGCTGACTTTTTTTATCACTACCACTGTTGGAGAACCTTTGTACTCACCAGATATTATTGTTCAAGCCTTTGAATATATGACTGTATCCTGAGCATTATATAAGCGTTTGAGAAATGACTTTCAGCTACCTAGTGTTTGATCTTTGACAAAATTGACCTCAAAAGCAAGTAAACTTTATACTGATCTGTTAATTTCCAAAATATAACACAGTTTGGAATTCAAGTAGAGTTCATGCTTTTTACTGATTGATGAGATGTATGTTAAAGCAACTGTTACATATCATGGTGGAAAAATCTATGGTCGTGCTAAGGGTGACCCAGTAAAGCTTGCTAAAACACTCTTTGCTGTATTGGTAAAATGCCTATTTGCAGGATCTACCTTTATTGTCAGTATGGTACCAGTATCTTATTTAGATTCTGATTTccagtatattattattttcaatgt
This window harbors:
- the LOC136078588 gene encoding prostatic spermine-binding protein-like — protein: MVKNVEKNEELKPDNDDDGNDENDDNPYRYEHDDDNDYDDHLEHDDDHHHHEHDDDDHYHKHYDDDDHHEHDDDDDHYHEHDDEDHHHEYDDDNNDHDHHQPLVFLFYLVNDDDHDDDDNNDDDDDHHEHFYHSLKERNVTFQE